In a single window of the Rhopalosiphum padi isolate XX-2018 chromosome 1, ASM2088224v1, whole genome shotgun sequence genome:
- the LOC132928293 gene encoding glucose dehydrogenase [FAD, quinone]-like isoform X2, with the protein MVLLLMLQCSFVVIVRSLPSPSYYPPLFESALKYLGETLEWESNETIDQKNVLPEYDFVIVGAGSAGSVVASRLSEVKKWQVLLIEAGQHATHIMDVPLAAPFLQYSSINWKYRTVPMNNSCLGFEGRRCKFPRGKVMGGSSVLNYMIYTRGNRKDYDDWADMGNTGWDYDSVFKYFIKSESANLSDADPSYHGRNGLLSVTNVPYKTQIAKAFVEAGSQIGLPVIDVNGEKQIGINYLQTTMKNGLRYSTNTAFLFPAKRRSNLHVKKLSMVTRILIDGSTKKAIGVEFVRGGKKTRVYARKEVIVSGGAINTPQLLMLSGIGPKQHLEDLRIPLVKDLAVGENLMDHVSLGGLAVTVNDTVSIRLHKVFDDPNILNDFLLNNNGIYTVPGGPEALAFVDADRPISENGRTNLELLLVSGLYSSHELMPKLCGMRNDLYDAVYRPTEGMDGFTVFPMVMRPKSRGRVWLRDANPFHHPLIDPNYFADETDLDVIVAGVRLFQRMLRTDSMKSLNAKILDTPLPGCRQHVFDTDAYWKCSARQISFTIYHLSGTCKMGPASDPTAVVDPRLRVHGVGGLRVVDASIIPEIPAAHTNAPTIMIAEKASDMIKEDWGV; encoded by the exons ATGgttttgttattaatgttacaATGCTCGTTTGTGGTCATCGTTCGAAGTTTACCGTCGCCGTCATACTATCCGCCGCTATTCGAATCGGCACTAAAGTATTTGGGAGAAACTCTAGAATGGGAATCAAATGAAACCATTGATCAGAAAAACGTGCTTCCAGAATACGATTTTGTCATTGTCGGTGCCGGAAGTGCCGGATCAGTAGTGGCGAGCAGACTGTCCGAA GTCAAAAAATGGCAGGTACTGTTAATTGAAGCTGGACAACATGCCACACATATCATGGATGTGCCATTGGCTGCTCCGTTTTTACAATATTCTTCGATCAATTGGAAATACAGGACAGTACCGATGAACAATTCGTGcttag GTTTCGAGGGTAGACGGTGTAAATTTCCTAGGGGCAAAGTCATGGGTGGCAGCAGTGTACTAAATTACATGATATATACACGTGGTAACAGAAAGGATTATGACGATTGGGCAGATATGGGTAACACAG GTTGGGACTATGACAGTGTTTTCAAGTACTTCATTAAATCAGAAAGTGCTAACTTGTCAGATGCCGATCCGAGTTATCACGGAAGAAACGGATTGTTATCGGTGACAAATGTTCCTTACAAAACTCAAATAGCAAAGGCATTTGTGGAAGCTGGCTCGCAAATCGGACTTCCAGTTATAGATGTCAACGGGGAAAAACAAATCGGGATAAATTATTTACAG acgaCCATGAAAAATGGTCTCCGTTATAGTACGAACACAGCGTTTCTATTCCCAGCGAAAAGGAGATCAAATCTGCACGTAAAAAAGCTCAGTATGGTAACGCGCATACTGATCGACGGATCGACGAAGAAAGCAATCGGCGTGGAGTTTGTCAGGGGTGGGAAAAAAACCAGAGTTTACGCTCGAAAGGAAGTGATCGTTTCAGGTGGAGCCATAAACACTCCGCAGCTGCTAATGTTGTCCGGAATAGGGCCCAAGCAACACTTGGAGGACCTTCGGATCCCGTTGGTGAAAGACTTGGCCGTTGGTGAGAACCTGATGGATCACGTGTCACTGGGAGGTCTGGCAGTGACGGTGAACGACACCGTATCAATAAGGCTGCATAAGGTGTTTGATGATCCAAATATTCTAAACGACTTTTTGCTGAACAACAACGGCATTTATACAGTGCCGGGTGGCCCCGAAGCTCTGGCCTTTGTGGATGCGGATAGGCCGATTTCGGAAAATGGTCGTACCAATCTCGAGCTGCTGCTGGTGTCAGGACTATACTCGTCCCACGAACTCATGCCTAAGCTGTGTGGTATGAGGAATGATCTGTACGATGCTGTATACCGGCCAACCGAAGGTATGGACGGATTCACAGTGTTCCCAATGGTAATGCGTCCCAAGAGTCGCGGTCGGGTGTGGCTGAGGGATGCCAATCCGTTTCACCACCCGCTAATCGACCCCAATTATTTCGCCGACGAGACTGATCTGGACGTTATAGTAGCCGGAGTCCGACTGTTCCAGCGAATGCTGCGCACGGACTCGATGAAGTCACTCAACGCTAAGATCCTGGACACTCCGCTACCCGGATGCCGACAACACGTGTTCGACACGGACGCCTACTGGAAGTGTTCCGCTCGACAGATATCGTTCACGATCTATCACCTATCCGGCACGTGCAAGATGGGACCGGCCTCGGATCCGACGGCTGTCGTGGACCCGAGACTGCGCGTGCACGGCGTCGGCGGTCTGAGAGTGGTGGACGCATCGATTATACCAGAAATACCGGCGGCCCATACGAACGCGCCGACGATTATGATCGCGGAAAAAGCGTCCGATATGATTAAAGAGGACTGGGGTGTATAG
- the LOC132928293 gene encoding glucose dehydrogenase [FAD, quinone]-like isoform X1 gives MRRMTFEVHAIGNELMSEFQTQTIMVLLLMLQCSFVVIVRSLPSPSYYPPLFESALKYLGETLEWESNETIDQKNVLPEYDFVIVGAGSAGSVVASRLSEVKKWQVLLIEAGQHATHIMDVPLAAPFLQYSSINWKYRTVPMNNSCLGFEGRRCKFPRGKVMGGSSVLNYMIYTRGNRKDYDDWADMGNTGWDYDSVFKYFIKSESANLSDADPSYHGRNGLLSVTNVPYKTQIAKAFVEAGSQIGLPVIDVNGEKQIGINYLQTTMKNGLRYSTNTAFLFPAKRRSNLHVKKLSMVTRILIDGSTKKAIGVEFVRGGKKTRVYARKEVIVSGGAINTPQLLMLSGIGPKQHLEDLRIPLVKDLAVGENLMDHVSLGGLAVTVNDTVSIRLHKVFDDPNILNDFLLNNNGIYTVPGGPEALAFVDADRPISENGRTNLELLLVSGLYSSHELMPKLCGMRNDLYDAVYRPTEGMDGFTVFPMVMRPKSRGRVWLRDANPFHHPLIDPNYFADETDLDVIVAGVRLFQRMLRTDSMKSLNAKILDTPLPGCRQHVFDTDAYWKCSARQISFTIYHLSGTCKMGPASDPTAVVDPRLRVHGVGGLRVVDASIIPEIPAAHTNAPTIMIAEKASDMIKEDWGV, from the exons ATGCGCAGAATGACCTTCGAGGTCCATGCCATTGGTAATGAACTAATGAGTGAG TTTCAGACACAGACAATCATGgttttgttattaatgttacaATGCTCGTTTGTGGTCATCGTTCGAAGTTTACCGTCGCCGTCATACTATCCGCCGCTATTCGAATCGGCACTAAAGTATTTGGGAGAAACTCTAGAATGGGAATCAAATGAAACCATTGATCAGAAAAACGTGCTTCCAGAATACGATTTTGTCATTGTCGGTGCCGGAAGTGCCGGATCAGTAGTGGCGAGCAGACTGTCCGAA GTCAAAAAATGGCAGGTACTGTTAATTGAAGCTGGACAACATGCCACACATATCATGGATGTGCCATTGGCTGCTCCGTTTTTACAATATTCTTCGATCAATTGGAAATACAGGACAGTACCGATGAACAATTCGTGcttag GTTTCGAGGGTAGACGGTGTAAATTTCCTAGGGGCAAAGTCATGGGTGGCAGCAGTGTACTAAATTACATGATATATACACGTGGTAACAGAAAGGATTATGACGATTGGGCAGATATGGGTAACACAG GTTGGGACTATGACAGTGTTTTCAAGTACTTCATTAAATCAGAAAGTGCTAACTTGTCAGATGCCGATCCGAGTTATCACGGAAGAAACGGATTGTTATCGGTGACAAATGTTCCTTACAAAACTCAAATAGCAAAGGCATTTGTGGAAGCTGGCTCGCAAATCGGACTTCCAGTTATAGATGTCAACGGGGAAAAACAAATCGGGATAAATTATTTACAG acgaCCATGAAAAATGGTCTCCGTTATAGTACGAACACAGCGTTTCTATTCCCAGCGAAAAGGAGATCAAATCTGCACGTAAAAAAGCTCAGTATGGTAACGCGCATACTGATCGACGGATCGACGAAGAAAGCAATCGGCGTGGAGTTTGTCAGGGGTGGGAAAAAAACCAGAGTTTACGCTCGAAAGGAAGTGATCGTTTCAGGTGGAGCCATAAACACTCCGCAGCTGCTAATGTTGTCCGGAATAGGGCCCAAGCAACACTTGGAGGACCTTCGGATCCCGTTGGTGAAAGACTTGGCCGTTGGTGAGAACCTGATGGATCACGTGTCACTGGGAGGTCTGGCAGTGACGGTGAACGACACCGTATCAATAAGGCTGCATAAGGTGTTTGATGATCCAAATATTCTAAACGACTTTTTGCTGAACAACAACGGCATTTATACAGTGCCGGGTGGCCCCGAAGCTCTGGCCTTTGTGGATGCGGATAGGCCGATTTCGGAAAATGGTCGTACCAATCTCGAGCTGCTGCTGGTGTCAGGACTATACTCGTCCCACGAACTCATGCCTAAGCTGTGTGGTATGAGGAATGATCTGTACGATGCTGTATACCGGCCAACCGAAGGTATGGACGGATTCACAGTGTTCCCAATGGTAATGCGTCCCAAGAGTCGCGGTCGGGTGTGGCTGAGGGATGCCAATCCGTTTCACCACCCGCTAATCGACCCCAATTATTTCGCCGACGAGACTGATCTGGACGTTATAGTAGCCGGAGTCCGACTGTTCCAGCGAATGCTGCGCACGGACTCGATGAAGTCACTCAACGCTAAGATCCTGGACACTCCGCTACCCGGATGCCGACAACACGTGTTCGACACGGACGCCTACTGGAAGTGTTCCGCTCGACAGATATCGTTCACGATCTATCACCTATCCGGCACGTGCAAGATGGGACCGGCCTCGGATCCGACGGCTGTCGTGGACCCGAGACTGCGCGTGCACGGCGTCGGCGGTCTGAGAGTGGTGGACGCATCGATTATACCAGAAATACCGGCGGCCCATACGAACGCGCCGACGATTATGATCGCGGAAAAAGCGTCCGATATGATTAAAGAGGACTGGGGTGTATAG
- the LOC132928310 gene encoding inositol polyphosphate 1-phosphatase, protein MFPCDGDGTEARPERRCSGGLTGCALLASEAAAHVARLCRSNPRLLSMLVQEKCGEDANSSRFAHDFKTLADVLVQRIVAKRISRQFPKLDENVYGEENDTIQNNKGQDVTILVGETIEETFQCLSKALGDDLDSAKSLAEAAHIEFGLNDLNVDCYPPEEENLDMKKIGIWIDPIDSTNEYINGNVDNINEYGFHSSGLHCVTINIGLFDKHSGKPIAGVINQPFFKFDTIKGWSGRCYWAYCDGQKSLNSLPEFISCNQELVVTSSSETDEAKEALQRSGYIVATASGAGYKMLCVAIGVVKCYALTKDSTYAWDTCAAHAMLASQGGTACHCRTSAGPLTYRPKTTGGGRAHCNADGVIASRDLQTVDRVHAILSPLHAHCDS, encoded by the exons ATGTTCCCCTGCGACGGCGACGGAACCGAAGCTCGCCCCGAGCGACGGTGCAGCGGCGGCTTGACCGGTTGCGCGCTTCTCGCTTCCGAAGCGGCCGCCCACGTCGCACGGCTGTGCCGGTCCAATCCGCGGCTGCTGTCCATGCTGGTCCAGGAGAAATGCGGCGAAGACGCCAACAGTAGCCGGTTCGCGCACGACTTCAAGACGCTGGCCGACGTGCTAGTGCAGCGCATCGTGGCCAAACGCATCAGCCGACAG ttCCCAAAACTTGATGAAAACGTGTATGGGGAAGAAAACGATACAATACAGAATAATAAAGGTCAAGACGTGACCATACTAGTCGGAGAGACAATAGAAGAAACATTTCAGTGTTTGTCCAAAGCTCTAGGCGATGATTTAGACTCAGCAAAGAGCTTAGCTGAAGCTGCTCACATAGAGTTCGGATTGAATGATCTCAATGTTGACTGTTATCCACCCGAAGAGGAAAATTTAGATATGAAGAAAATCGGAATATGGATCGATCCTATTG ATTCAACAAACGAATATATAAACGGAAATGtcgataatataaatgaatacgGATTTCACTCGAGCGGACTACATTGCGTTACAATTAATATTGGTTTATTCGATAAGCACAGCGGAAAACCTATCGCCGGCGTAATCAATCAACCGTTTTTCAAATTTGACACAATCAAAGG GTGGAGTGGAAGATGTTACTGGGCATATTGCGACGGACAGAAAAGTTTAAACTCATTGCCAGAATTCATTAGCTGCAATCAG GAATTGGTGGTGACTAGCAGCAGCGAGACAGACGAAGCCAAGGAGGCGTTGCAGCGGTCCGGTTACATCGTGGCCACGGCGTCCGGGGCCGGTTACAAGATGCTGTGCGTGGCGATAGGTGTCGTCAAGTGCTACGCGCTGACCAAAGACTCGACGTACGCGTGGGACACGTGCGCCGCGCACGCGATGTTGGCGTCCCAGGGTGGCACGGCGTGTCACTGTCGCACGTCCGCCGGGCCTCTCACGTACCGGCCCAAGACCACCGGCGGCGGACGGGCTCACTGCAACGCGGACGGTGTTATCGCTTCGCGCGACCTGCAAACCGTCGACCGAGTACACGCGATCTTGTCACCGCTGCATGCGCACTGCGACAGCTGA
- the LOC132923475 gene encoding uncharacterized protein LOC132923475 — MAFIVTKVVISVGHNVLSIELAFNILQRKVFVDNKLDVFILTLDVNEVIETAEHIKKCCFSNLNELIVTEDYLEAFSKADYFLLMTNLNASDRIIHENIHNLDHVFKKAKLFDRLANLNARIVVMGPWSNTWLQIFAEVATRLRKCNFTGLSRHHVSKALGLIARKLDVS; from the exons ATGGCTTTTATCGTTACCAAAGTCGTGATATCTGTGGGCCACAATGTGCTTAGCATTGAATTGGCGTTCAACATACTCCAAAGAAAAGTGTTTGTCGACAATAAATTGgacgtatttattttaactttagacGTTAACGAAGTAATTGAAACGGctgaacatattaaaaaatgttgtttctcCAACTTGAATG AATTAATCGTGACCGAAGATTATCTCGAAGCGTTTTCGAAGGCTGATTATTTTCTACTAATGACTAATCTGAATGCGTCTGACCGCATAATTCACGAAAACATCCACAACTTAGATCATGTTTTCAAAAAG GCCAAATTGTTCGATCGTCTGGCCAACCTGAACGCTAGGATCGTCGTAATGGGACCGTGGTCAAATACATGGTTACAGATTTTCGCGGAAGTCGCGACACGCCTACGCAAGTGCAACTTTACCGGTTTGTCTAGACATCACGTGAGTAAAGCGTTGGGGCTCATCGCACGAAAACTTGACGTGAGTTAA